In Chaetodon auriga isolate fChaAug3 chromosome 7, fChaAug3.hap1, whole genome shotgun sequence, a genomic segment contains:
- the LOC143323124 gene encoding fibroblast growth factor 12-like isoform X3, producing MTRYCSLFRRLLSGESKGEEADKEEGSAPRESSQQEPQLKGIVTRLFSEQGFFLQMQPDGAISGNKDENSDYTLFNLIPVGLRVVAIQGVKAGLYVAMNAEGFLYTSDVFTAECKFKESVFENYYVIYSSTLYRQHESGRAWFLGLNKDGVIMKGNRVKKTKPCSHFVPRPIEVCMYKEPSLHELEEKLLKSSRSPTLNSGERARNRELAEEQQEDCTEQEGS from the exons ATGACCCGATACTGCAGCCTGTTCCGTCGTCTGCTGTCCGGAGAGAGtaaaggagaggaggcagacaaGGAGGAGGGCAGCGCTCCTCGGGAGAGCAGCCAGCAGG AGCCGCAGCTGAAGGGCATCGTGACGCGTCTCTTCAGTGAACAGGGTTTCTTCCTGCAGATGCAGCCTGATGGAGCCATCAGTGGAAACAAGGACGAGAACAGCGACTACA CTCTGTTTAACCTGATCCCAGTGGGTCTGAGGGTCGTGGCCATCCAGGGAGTGAAGGCTGGACTGTACGTGGCCATGAACGCCGAGGGATTCCTCTACACATCA GATGTCTTCACAGCGGAGTGCAAGTTCAAGGAGTCGGTGTTCGAGAACTACTACGTCATCTACTCGTCCACGCTGTACCGGCAGCACGAGTCCGGCCGGGCCTGGTTCCTCGGCCTCAACAAGGACGGCGTCATCATGAAGGGGAACCGAGTCAAGAAGACCAAACCCTGCTCGCACTTCGTCCCCAGACCCATCGAAG tctGCATGTATAAGGAGCCGTCGCTGCACGAGCTCgaggagaagctgctgaagTCCTCGCGGAGCCCGACGCTGAACAGCGGGGAGCGGGCGAGGAACAGGGAGCttgctgaggagcagcaggaggactgCACAGAGCAGGAAGGATCATAG
- the LOC143323124 gene encoding fibroblast growth factor 12-like isoform X2 has product MEGKEKAPAEPQLKGIVTRLFSEQGFFLQMQPDGAISGNKDENSDYTLFNLIPVGLRVVAIQGVKAGLYVAMNAEGFLYTSDVFTAECKFKESVFENYYVIYSSTLYRQHESGRAWFLGLNKDGVIMKGNRVKKTKPCSHFVPRPIEVCMYKEPSLHELEEKLLKSSRSPTLNSGERARNRELAEEQQEDCTEQEGS; this is encoded by the exons AGCCGCAGCTGAAGGGCATCGTGACGCGTCTCTTCAGTGAACAGGGTTTCTTCCTGCAGATGCAGCCTGATGGAGCCATCAGTGGAAACAAGGACGAGAACAGCGACTACA CTCTGTTTAACCTGATCCCAGTGGGTCTGAGGGTCGTGGCCATCCAGGGAGTGAAGGCTGGACTGTACGTGGCCATGAACGCCGAGGGATTCCTCTACACATCA GATGTCTTCACAGCGGAGTGCAAGTTCAAGGAGTCGGTGTTCGAGAACTACTACGTCATCTACTCGTCCACGCTGTACCGGCAGCACGAGTCCGGCCGGGCCTGGTTCCTCGGCCTCAACAAGGACGGCGTCATCATGAAGGGGAACCGAGTCAAGAAGACCAAACCCTGCTCGCACTTCGTCCCCAGACCCATCGAAG tctGCATGTATAAGGAGCCGTCGCTGCACGAGCTCgaggagaagctgctgaagTCCTCGCGGAGCCCGACGCTGAACAGCGGGGAGCGGGCGAGGAACAGGGAGCttgctgaggagcagcaggaggactgCACAGAGCAGGAAGGATCATAG
- the LOC143323124 gene encoding fibroblast growth factor 12-like isoform X1 — MAAAIASSLIRQKRQARESNSEKVATNKRRSSPSKDPRSLCERHIFSVFSKVRFCSGKKRPVRRKPEPQLKGIVTRLFSEQGFFLQMQPDGAISGNKDENSDYTLFNLIPVGLRVVAIQGVKAGLYVAMNAEGFLYTSDVFTAECKFKESVFENYYVIYSSTLYRQHESGRAWFLGLNKDGVIMKGNRVKKTKPCSHFVPRPIEVCMYKEPSLHELEEKLLKSSRSPTLNSGERARNRELAEEQQEDCTEQEGS; from the exons ATGGCGGCGGCCATCGCCAGCTCCCTGATCCGACAGAAGCGTCAGGCCCGAGAGTCCAACAGCGAAAAGGTCGCCACCAACAAGAGACGCTCGAGTCCGAGTAAAGACCCGAGGTCTCTGTGCGAGAGACACATCTTCAGCGTCTTCAGCAAAGTTCGCTTCTGCAGCGGAAAGAAAAGACCCGTCCGGCGGAAACCAG AGCCGCAGCTGAAGGGCATCGTGACGCGTCTCTTCAGTGAACAGGGTTTCTTCCTGCAGATGCAGCCTGATGGAGCCATCAGTGGAAACAAGGACGAGAACAGCGACTACA CTCTGTTTAACCTGATCCCAGTGGGTCTGAGGGTCGTGGCCATCCAGGGAGTGAAGGCTGGACTGTACGTGGCCATGAACGCCGAGGGATTCCTCTACACATCA GATGTCTTCACAGCGGAGTGCAAGTTCAAGGAGTCGGTGTTCGAGAACTACTACGTCATCTACTCGTCCACGCTGTACCGGCAGCACGAGTCCGGCCGGGCCTGGTTCCTCGGCCTCAACAAGGACGGCGTCATCATGAAGGGGAACCGAGTCAAGAAGACCAAACCCTGCTCGCACTTCGTCCCCAGACCCATCGAAG tctGCATGTATAAGGAGCCGTCGCTGCACGAGCTCgaggagaagctgctgaagTCCTCGCGGAGCCCGACGCTGAACAGCGGGGAGCGGGCGAGGAACAGGGAGCttgctgaggagcagcaggaggactgCACAGAGCAGGAAGGATCATAG